The genomic segment TGGGGCTGGATAAAATGCTTGTTCTGAAGCAGTGGGGAGACATGCGCTGAAAAGCTGCCGACGATGGTCGTAGTCTCTGCCGTTTCACCGTTTATAAGGGCATATACAGCGGCGTGTTTTTTATATTCGCAGTAGGCGATGCTGTCCGTGGATATTGTCCGCAGACCGTTTTTCGTCTTGACCGTGACGGTGGTTTCCTCGCCGTAATCCACCTTTTCTGCCGCCAAATCCAGTGCGGAGAACAGCTTTGCTTTGTCAATGGGCTTGATGAGATAGTTAAGAGGATTAACCGCGTAAGCGTCCAGCGCAAAGCCCGGTTCGGTGGTGATGTAGATGATTT from the Cloacibacillus sp. genome contains:
- a CDS encoding LytTR family transcriptional regulator DNA-binding domain-containing protein gives rise to the protein IIYITTEPGFALDAYAVNPLNYLIKPIDKAKLFSALDLAAEKVDYGEETTVTVKTKNGLRTISTDSIAYCEYKKHAAVYALINGETAETTTIVGSFSAHVSPLLQNKHFIQPHAAFAVNMRCVERLSRDGFTLKGGAFVPVSGKQYTAVRNAYMRYRLGEV